In one window of Prevotella sp. E13-17 DNA:
- a CDS encoding fimbrial protein, with protein MRQTAGTYRIIRTLLLLLAVAMGGVGCSHDSGDEVGRAPVTPSLYLNIYIEGQQLSNKQSAPRRAYIGDVAATEAENKISSVQIWVFTHNDGTLVGYLNPAIGQLNSQRSATYLMLVPDEFAQNPTSVDVYVLANVAHTHQLDETTTRQELDDALMLTGDQPFGLTVLTTVVPAEGLPMSGVLRDQPVYGDSPVLRIGTAQQPAIVNVTRMVSKVRFLFGCAMTLSDFQMTRVELADNMIPADEYLFLSDDGNDYHLGNSYVTDATTLATITEEVPKIEDPETYEYLSGMAPSYYDRLVNAAVADGQLLQAGPFYLRESDKRLSGTIHYIVDGVLKEAPFQMERAGDFSRNHTWIVYSYYAGNATDRLVVNDVFVTDWNEVNQNHEVYNW; from the coding sequence ATGAGACAAACTGCTGGGACATATCGCATCATTCGCACACTACTGCTACTACTGGCAGTGGCAATGGGCGGCGTGGGCTGTTCTCATGATAGCGGCGACGAGGTAGGGCGTGCGCCTGTGACTCCGTCTTTATACCTTAATATATATATAGAAGGCCAACAACTGAGCAACAAGCAGTCGGCTCCTCGGCGCGCCTACATCGGTGATGTGGCTGCCACGGAGGCCGAAAACAAGATCAGCAGTGTGCAGATATGGGTGTTTACTCATAACGATGGCACTCTGGTGGGCTATCTGAATCCGGCCATTGGTCAACTGAACAGTCAGCGCAGTGCCACCTACCTGATGCTGGTGCCAGACGAGTTTGCTCAGAACCCCACCAGCGTGGATGTCTATGTGCTGGCTAATGTTGCACACACGCATCAGCTGGACGAGACCACCACGCGACAGGAACTGGATGACGCTTTGATGCTGACTGGCGACCAGCCCTTCGGACTGACCGTCCTGACTACGGTGGTGCCTGCAGAAGGACTGCCCATGTCGGGCGTGCTGAGAGACCAGCCCGTCTATGGCGATAGCCCCGTGCTGCGCATTGGTACGGCACAACAGCCAGCTATTGTCAACGTGACGCGCATGGTGTCGAAGGTACGCTTCCTGTTTGGCTGTGCCATGACGCTGTCTGACTTCCAGATGACCCGCGTGGAGCTGGCTGACAACATGATTCCTGCCGACGAATATCTGTTCCTGAGCGACGATGGCAACGACTATCACCTGGGCAACAGCTATGTGACTGACGCCACCACACTGGCCACCATCACCGAAGAGGTGCCCAAGATAGAAGATCCGGAGACCTACGAATATCTGTCGGGTATGGCCCCCTCGTACTATGACCGACTGGTCAATGCGGCTGTGGCCGACGGTCAACTGCTGCAGGCAGGACCGTTCTACCTGCGCGAGAGTGACAAACGGCTCAGTGGCACCATCCACTATATAGTCGATGGCGTTCTCAAAGAGGCACCATTCCAGATGGAAAGGGCGGGCGACTTCTCACGTAATCACACGTGGATTGTGTATAGTTACTATGCAGGCAATGCCACCGACCGACTGGTGGTGAACGATGTCTTTGTGACAGACTGGAACGAAGTGAATCAAAATCACGAGGTGTATAACTGGTAA
- a CDS encoding helix-turn-helix domain-containing protein, translating into MSIRQTISCMVIFLFVAVETAWPSSLTPSALMAQGDSCRFSLKFNESLKYYQQAYDDLTDKGDPALRLQLLERIMRSHDMLRHWKQMPEASYRLYMLARQQDDSVYLSKALFMRGRRLYRQGHKQMAYQTCFHALGIMKRSNYEHKYHELAAYYSLLCFMYYGDGLCRTAMRMCDNAEYCVRKGSQIHDKVWQQRAWQRVYTMRIALLTELERTAEADQIYQEYVGEALSDPLVGDALLEYYRLRHMNDEALRYLDRSIQHIMSDGDSLGRNMLKLLADKGSIYNQMGDSQHAVECFASTTRIADSISAHTLATISDEVMKVIDNERANSRHGQLIIVMGAAALLLFVVMLLMLNYSLMVRRKNQTIMATVRQLMHYRDMVVSDQTTDGTVENRSTDAPDEVQRHFEEIDRRIIRERLFVKPDFGRDDLMGLMGVDKNMLATIINKYTNTNVPGYINTKRMEYAVTLIKSHPEYTMAAIGEACGIPSATTFIRNFKHVYGMTPSDFRRQL; encoded by the coding sequence ATGAGCATACGTCAGACCATCTCTTGCATGGTCATCTTTCTATTTGTGGCAGTAGAAACGGCTTGGCCGTCGTCACTCACACCATCAGCCCTGATGGCCCAAGGTGACTCCTGTCGTTTTTCTTTAAAGTTCAATGAATCCCTGAAATACTATCAGCAGGCCTACGATGACCTGACCGATAAGGGCGACCCTGCACTCAGGTTGCAGTTGTTGGAGCGCATCATGCGTTCGCACGACATGTTGCGCCATTGGAAGCAAATGCCCGAGGCCTCCTATCGACTCTACATGCTGGCTCGGCAGCAAGACGACTCCGTGTATCTGTCAAAAGCCCTCTTTATGCGGGGCCGACGCCTTTATAGGCAGGGCCACAAGCAGATGGCGTATCAGACCTGTTTCCATGCCCTTGGCATCATGAAGCGCTCCAACTATGAGCATAAGTATCATGAACTGGCGGCCTACTATAGCTTGCTGTGTTTTATGTATTATGGTGATGGTTTGTGTCGAACAGCCATGCGCATGTGCGATAACGCAGAATACTGCGTGCGCAAGGGATCGCAGATTCACGACAAGGTGTGGCAGCAGCGTGCCTGGCAGCGTGTTTATACCATGCGCATCGCCCTGCTGACTGAGTTAGAACGCACTGCCGAGGCCGACCAAATCTATCAAGAGTATGTGGGCGAAGCCCTTTCCGATCCGTTGGTTGGCGATGCTCTGCTGGAGTATTATCGCCTGCGCCACATGAACGACGAGGCACTTCGCTATCTCGACAGGTCCATCCAACATATTATGAGTGACGGCGATAGCTTGGGGCGCAACATGTTGAAGTTGTTAGCCGATAAAGGTTCTATCTATAATCAGATGGGCGACAGCCAGCATGCCGTTGAGTGTTTTGCCAGCACCACCCGTATTGCCGATTCCATCAGCGCTCATACGTTGGCCACCATCTCGGACGAAGTGATGAAGGTGATAGACAATGAGCGTGCTAACTCGCGTCATGGTCAGCTCATCATAGTGATGGGCGCCGCTGCGCTGTTGCTGTTTGTTGTGATGCTACTGATGTTGAATTACAGCTTGATGGTGCGTCGCAAGAACCAAACCATTATGGCCACTGTGCGCCAATTAATGCACTATCGCGACATGGTTGTGAGTGATCAGACTACCGATGGAACCGTTGAAAATCGTTCAACAGATGCACCCGATGAAGTGCAACGACATTTCGAGGAGATAGATCGTCGCATCATCCGTGAACGACTCTTTGTGAAGCCCGACTTCGGTCGCGACGATCTGATGGGCTTGATGGGTGTTGATAAAAACATGCTGGCCACTATTATTAATAAGTACACGAATACCAACGTGCCTGGCTATATCAACACCAAACGCATGGAATATGCCGTGACGCTCATCAAAAGTCATCCTGAATATACCATGGCTGCCATTGGCGAAGCCTGCGGTATCCCCAGTGCCACCACGTTCATTCGAAATTTCAAGCATGTTTATGGCATGACGCCATCTGATTTCCGCCGACAACTGTAG
- a CDS encoding CYTH domain-containing protein encodes MSGLEIERKFLVRSSDYKRLAHKSYRIKQGYICSGGGKTVRVRQRDDQGFLTIKGPSLDGGLSRYEFEKEISLDEAAKLFDLCEPGIIDKTRYLVDYEGYTFEVDEFYGENDGLVVAEVELKSVNDNPKLPPFLAQEVTGDRRYYNSHLRQNPFCNWKDSL; translated from the coding sequence ATGAGCGGACTGGAGATAGAGCGTAAATTCTTGGTACGCAGCAGCGACTATAAGCGCTTGGCGCATAAGAGCTACCGCATCAAGCAGGGGTATATCTGTAGTGGCGGTGGAAAGACTGTGCGTGTGCGCCAGCGTGATGACCAAGGATTTCTCACCATCAAGGGCCCGTCGCTCGACGGCGGACTCAGTCGCTACGAGTTTGAGAAAGAGATCAGCCTTGATGAGGCTGCCAAACTCTTTGACCTCTGCGAGCCAGGTATTATCGACAAGACCCGCTATCTGGTTGACTACGAGGGTTATACCTTCGAGGTTGACGAATTCTATGGCGAAAATGACGGTCTCGTGGTGGCCGAAGTTGAGCTGAAATCTGTTAACGACAATCCCAAACTACCTCCGTTCCTCGCTCAAGAGGTGACGGGCGACCGACGTTATTACAATAGTCATCTCCGCCAAAATCCCTTTTGTAACTGGAAGGATAGTTTATAA
- a CDS encoding DUF3575 domain-containing protein, protein MRRFLLNILLLCGFAISTNAQQVTIGNNLLYDAWLTPNLRVGTRLSPHWSVGMTAGFRPWPTNDQTSRKWRHLLLSPDVRYWTDSVNVHHFFGANLIYSHYNVSEVRFPFGMYRSVRDERRQGDLGALGFFYGYSWPLGRYWNLEAVIGAAVGYTQFNRYECGHCGKKLGTTKKAFFMPQAALNIVYNLPGRPRLEPLPELLPEVESKPAFAPFMTPVTNLTYSAGRLHQDERPLHVHFPFDKSVLLPEFRNNAEVLRQILDVTAHALADTMTDVRTIQIVGLASIEGPVAYNQKLSLRRAEALKEYVRQHLQLADTLFEAVGGGEGWTDFRQQLQAEAEQNADHAAELRQALDLIASEKDPNRCEQKLKRLNGGRTWQYIKTHILRDQRNSGYMRVMYKYEPDKVAPLINRAIGLLRTDCSDCHHEALQHLLTIRHEERAQNALGVAYYLCGYTSEALDCFRRAAANGDRDAIDNLRQLEHP, encoded by the coding sequence ATGCGTAGGTTTTTATTGAACATATTGCTTCTTTGCGGGTTCGCCATCAGCACGAATGCTCAGCAGGTCACCATCGGCAACAACCTGCTCTACGATGCATGGCTCACCCCTAATCTTCGCGTCGGTACCCGTCTGTCGCCCCACTGGTCGGTGGGCATGACGGCAGGTTTCCGTCCTTGGCCTACTAACGATCAGACCTCGCGCAAGTGGCGTCACCTATTGTTGTCGCCCGACGTGCGCTACTGGACAGACTCTGTTAACGTGCACCATTTCTTTGGTGCTAACCTGATTTATAGTCATTATAACGTGTCGGAGGTTCGCTTCCCGTTTGGTATGTATCGTTCCGTGCGCGACGAGCGTCGTCAGGGCGACTTGGGAGCGCTAGGATTTTTCTATGGCTACTCCTGGCCACTGGGGCGCTACTGGAATTTGGAAGCCGTTATCGGAGCAGCCGTTGGCTACACCCAATTTAATCGCTATGAATGCGGCCATTGCGGCAAGAAACTGGGCACCACGAAGAAGGCGTTCTTCATGCCCCAGGCTGCTTTGAATATCGTCTATAACCTGCCTGGCAGACCTCGACTGGAACCACTGCCCGAGTTGCTGCCCGAAGTGGAAAGCAAGCCCGCATTTGCACCTTTCATGACGCCCGTGACGAATCTCACCTACAGTGCAGGCCGTCTGCATCAGGACGAGCGTCCGTTGCATGTGCATTTCCCCTTCGACAAGTCGGTGCTGCTGCCCGAGTTCCGCAACAATGCCGAGGTGCTGCGCCAGATACTGGATGTCACCGCCCATGCACTGGCCGACACCATGACCGATGTGCGCACCATCCAGATTGTGGGTCTGGCATCTATCGAAGGACCTGTTGCCTACAACCAGAAGTTGTCGCTTCGTCGTGCCGAGGCATTGAAAGAGTATGTGCGTCAGCACCTGCAGTTGGCCGACACACTGTTTGAGGCCGTTGGCGGTGGCGAGGGATGGACTGATTTCCGCCAGCAGTTGCAAGCCGAGGCCGAGCAGAATGCCGACCATGCCGCAGAGCTGCGCCAGGCACTCGACTTGATAGCCAGCGAGAAAGACCCGAACCGTTGTGAACAGAAACTGAAGCGCTTGAACGGTGGACGTACGTGGCAGTACATCAAGACGCATATTCTGCGCGACCAGCGTAACTCCGGCTACATGCGTGTGATGTATAAATATGAACCCGATAAGGTGGCGCCCCTCATCAACCGTGCCATTGGCCTGTTGCGCACCGACTGTAGCGATTGTCATCACGAAGCCCTGCAGCACCTGCTGACTATTCGCCACGAAGAGCGGGCACAAAATGCACTGGGCGTGGCCTACTACCTCTGCGGCTACACCAGTGAAGCCCTTGACTGTTTCCGAAGGGCCGCTGCCAATGGCGACCGCGATGCCATCGACAACCTGCGGCAACTGGAACATCCCTAA
- a CDS encoding TIM-barrel domain-containing protein, producing MKLNHLLLTLSVALLGLTKICAQSFYHFVPTEYVATDNNRAPQSAFSYAEQSFTIHSSGQNNVAFKMGGDCDGKYFITPADHWFVVSGRQLKTGSADAYLWWLNGTNHGSQVAPDHVCATADDRQVFVWNLRNGNALFSWFDVNRERMVLNSNGTGFILAMGLTASGSDGTITDVGYYSDMAIVNAYPELMQVLGITHESLAQQMSQELSAVISAAEALLESRPADETVKKQFQTAIDEARQMLSGITTSNYASIPDVIARLQQAMEQYRAKSRQVSCQFTSDGLLARWDEMSVRVRFVNDSILRITKFVGDEARVEPSLVVKTPAASGIDFTHSEADGIVTLSTSKVRLTYHLGDAVVSVYRPTGEQLYTELSAHIAAQADGPNDAFQLKQTFRLADDEQIYGLGQLQNGRLSMRGLSTTMIQDNRSIYIPYLYSSKRYALYWDNYSPTTFTDDAAGTMFCSTGQAIDYYVLVGSSSDDVLHAWRQLTGKTQLPPLWNFGLYQSKQRYQSTQEVIDVVKKYRQLGVPLDCVVQDWQYWGDDNHWNAMAFLNPKYNDYQRMIDEVHAMNAKLMISVWANFGPETPQYKEFAQSGRLIPIQSYPTTVATRPYDVYDAATRNSFWNYLSQGIMSKGVDALWLDSSEPDDFSNKGTDYDYVTGLNGRTFRSLRNAFPLCHVEGVYDHHLADPTLSDKRVSILTRSAFAGMQRTGAFVWSADITSSWQTLAAQIPAACNFSVSGLPYWNSDTGAFFTGSYRGVGDPAWRTLYDRWTQFSCFCPMMRFHGDNTPREIWQFGSQDDAQGDYNNILRYIRLRYRLLPYLYSTAHQVVAHDDTFMRGMALAYEDDAQCVGITDQYMFGRAFLVAPIVTDAGAGRHVYLPKFATATTDKGQWYDFWTGRIHTGGKSLFRTAPQDILPLYVPAGSILPFGPEVQYSSEKAWDNLEIRIFAGADGHFTLYEDEFDGYGYKQGACSEIPFAWDEASQTLTIGARQGEFPGMLKQRTFRLVRVSSTKGFGDQPTATCDQVVIYNGQQLTVSLKETPETETTPEDMTNLIANPSFEADGKTLNMAAPQGWTVDSETTWWGVNTGGGNGDPQATDGQYIFGVWDGSASKTPTVSQTLTTLPKGSYTLTVDMQASNRSNETIRLGKQHVFAGSQKGYFAQQLSTAGCGDVYPMQTISVDFDQPEDGTPVTIGVSTEGAPAETWFKIDNFRLYRRGDCPSINGVRVSHKDPICSNDHAVYGLNGQKLPVPSRHGVFVSHQKKFLLR from the coding sequence ATGAAACTTAACCATTTACTATTAACCCTGTCGGTTGCCCTTCTCGGTTTGACTAAGATTTGCGCACAATCATTCTATCATTTTGTGCCCACCGAGTATGTGGCTACCGACAACAATCGGGCGCCTCAGAGCGCATTCTCTTATGCAGAGCAGTCATTCACCATCCATTCTTCTGGCCAAAACAATGTGGCCTTCAAGATGGGTGGCGACTGCGATGGCAAGTATTTCATTACGCCAGCCGACCATTGGTTTGTGGTCAGCGGCCGTCAGCTGAAGACAGGTTCTGCCGATGCCTACCTGTGGTGGCTCAATGGCACTAATCACGGCTCGCAGGTAGCACCTGACCATGTTTGTGCCACGGCGGATGACCGTCAGGTGTTCGTCTGGAACTTGCGCAATGGTAATGCCCTTTTTTCTTGGTTTGATGTCAACCGTGAACGAATGGTACTCAACAGCAATGGCACTGGATTTATCCTTGCCATGGGACTTACCGCTTCCGGTTCAGACGGAACGATTACAGACGTGGGCTACTATAGCGACATGGCTATTGTCAATGCCTACCCCGAACTGATGCAAGTGCTTGGCATCACCCACGAGTCGCTGGCCCAGCAGATGAGCCAGGAACTGAGTGCTGTCATCTCTGCTGCCGAAGCACTGCTCGAAAGTCGTCCTGCCGATGAAACCGTCAAAAAACAGTTCCAGACAGCGATCGATGAGGCTCGGCAAATGCTCAGTGGTATCACCACTTCAAATTATGCTTCTATTCCCGATGTGATAGCCCGACTGCAGCAAGCCATGGAGCAGTATCGCGCCAAGAGCCGTCAGGTCTCCTGTCAGTTCACGTCCGATGGTCTGCTGGCTCGTTGGGACGAGATGTCTGTCCGTGTTCGTTTCGTCAATGACAGCATTCTGCGCATCACGAAGTTCGTGGGCGATGAAGCCCGCGTCGAGCCCAGCCTTGTGGTGAAGACCCCTGCTGCATCCGGTATAGACTTTACTCATTCTGAAGCCGATGGAATCGTCACTTTGTCCACTTCAAAAGTACGCTTAACCTATCATTTAGGCGATGCTGTGGTCAGCGTCTATCGTCCCACGGGTGAACAGCTTTATACTGAGCTATCTGCTCATATCGCAGCCCAGGCCGATGGCCCCAACGATGCTTTTCAGTTGAAACAAACCTTCCGTCTGGCCGACGATGAGCAGATTTATGGTCTCGGTCAGTTGCAGAACGGACGTCTCTCGATGCGCGGTCTCAGCACCACCATGATTCAGGACAACCGCAGTATCTATATACCTTATTTATATTCCTCCAAGCGTTACGCCCTCTATTGGGATAACTATTCGCCCACCACATTCACTGATGATGCCGCTGGCACCATGTTCTGTTCCACAGGTCAGGCCATCGACTATTATGTCTTGGTTGGCTCTTCTTCCGATGATGTGCTTCATGCCTGGCGACAGCTGACAGGCAAGACTCAACTGCCACCGCTGTGGAACTTCGGCCTCTATCAGAGCAAGCAGCGCTATCAGAGCACACAAGAGGTCATCGATGTGGTGAAGAAATATCGCCAGCTGGGTGTACCCCTCGATTGCGTGGTGCAAGACTGGCAGTACTGGGGCGATGACAACCACTGGAATGCCATGGCTTTCTTGAATCCTAAGTACAATGACTATCAGCGCATGATCGACGAGGTGCATGCCATGAATGCCAAACTCATGATCAGCGTGTGGGCCAACTTCGGTCCCGAGACACCTCAGTACAAGGAGTTTGCCCAGAGCGGTCGCCTCATTCCCATCCAAAGTTATCCCACCACTGTGGCTACGCGCCCTTATGACGTTTATGACGCTGCCACCCGCAACAGTTTCTGGAACTACCTCTCTCAGGGAATTATGAGCAAGGGCGTCGATGCCCTGTGGCTCGATTCGTCAGAACCCGACGACTTCAGCAATAAAGGCACCGACTACGACTATGTGACAGGTTTGAACGGACGCACCTTCCGTTCGCTGCGCAATGCCTTCCCACTCTGTCATGTGGAGGGCGTCTATGACCATCACTTGGCCGACCCCACGCTCAGTGACAAGCGCGTCAGCATCCTCACCCGCTCCGCCTTTGCCGGTATGCAGCGCACTGGTGCCTTCGTATGGAGTGCCGATATCACCTCAAGTTGGCAGACCCTCGCAGCCCAGATTCCTGCTGCCTGCAACTTCTCAGTGTCGGGCCTTCCTTATTGGAACAGCGATACGGGCGCTTTCTTTACAGGCAGTTATCGCGGTGTGGGCGACCCCGCATGGCGTACCCTCTACGACCGTTGGACCCAGTTCTCATGCTTCTGTCCGATGATGCGCTTCCACGGAGACAATACCCCACGTGAAATCTGGCAGTTCGGTTCGCAGGATGATGCTCAGGGTGACTATAACAATATTCTCCGCTATATCCGTCTCCGTTATCGCCTGCTGCCCTATCTCTACAGCACCGCCCATCAGGTGGTGGCCCACGATGATACCTTTATGCGTGGCATGGCGTTGGCCTACGAGGACGATGCTCAGTGCGTGGGCATCACCGACCAGTACATGTTTGGTCGTGCCTTTCTTGTGGCCCCCATCGTCACCGATGCTGGTGCCGGCCGCCATGTCTATCTGCCGAAGTTCGCCACAGCCACCACCGACAAAGGTCAGTGGTACGACTTCTGGACGGGTCGCATCCATACAGGCGGGAAAAGTCTGTTCCGCACAGCCCCTCAGGACATCCTGCCCCTTTATGTTCCTGCTGGTAGCATCCTGCCTTTTGGCCCTGAAGTGCAGTATAGCAGCGAGAAAGCCTGGGATAACCTTGAAATCCGCATCTTTGCCGGTGCCGATGGTCATTTCACGCTCTATGAGGATGAATTCGATGGCTATGGCTACAAACAAGGTGCCTGCAGTGAGATTCCTTTTGCTTGGGATGAAGCCTCACAGACACTCACCATTGGTGCTCGTCAGGGTGAGTTCCCCGGCATGCTGAAGCAGCGCACCTTCCGTCTGGTGAGGGTGTCATCAACAAAGGGTTTTGGCGATCAGCCCACAGCCACCTGCGATCAAGTAGTCATCTACAACGGACAACAGCTGACGGTCAGTCTCAAGGAAACGCCCGAGACCGAGACAACCCCCGAAGATATGACCAATCTGATTGCTAATCCCAGCTTTGAGGCTGATGGCAAGACGCTGAACATGGCAGCACCACAGGGGTGGACAGTCGATAGCGAAACCACTTGGTGGGGTGTGAACACAGGTGGTGGCAATGGCGATCCTCAGGCCACCGACGGACAGTACATCTTCGGTGTGTGGGATGGTTCCGCCTCGAAGACGCCCACTGTCAGTCAGACGCTGACCACGCTGCCTAAAGGAAGCTATACGCTGACCGTTGATATGCAGGCCAGCAACCGTTCGAATGAGACCATCCGTCTGGGCAAGCAGCATGTGTTTGCAGGCAGTCAGAAAGGATACTTTGCCCAACAGCTCAGCACTGCCGGCTGTGGTGATGTCTATCCCATGCAGACCATCTCGGTAGATTTCGATCAACCCGAAGACGGAACCCCCGTCACGATAGGCGTTTCTACCGAAGGTGCACCCGCCGAGACCTGGTTCAAGATAGACAACTTCCGCCTTTACCGACGTGGCGATTGTCCATCCATCAATGGCGTGCGTGTGTCTCACAAGGATCCCATCTGTTCGAACGACCATGCCGTTTATGGCTTAAACGGTCAAAAACTGCCGGTTCCATCGCGTCACGGTGTTTTTGTCAGTCATCAAAAAAAGTTCCTTCTCAGGTGA
- the prfB gene encoding peptide chain release factor 2, with protein sequence MITQDQLKDVLERVEKLEHYLKIDQKRIEWEEEDLRTQAPDFWDDPKRAEAQMKKVKTIKKWIDGYDDVRTKADELQLAFDFYKEEMVTEEEVDADYAAAIAAIEQLELMNMLRQEEDPMDAVLKINSGAGGTEAQDWAQMLMRMYMRWAESHGYKVTIANLLEGDEAGIKSVTMQIEGGEYAYGYLKSENGVHRLVRVSPYNAQGKRMTSFASVFVTPLVDDTIEVYVDPAKLSWDTFRSSGAGGQNVNKVESGVRLRYWYTDPDTGEEEEILIENTETRDQPKNKERAMALLRSQLYDRAMKKRMEAQAKIEAGKKKIEWGSQIRSYVFDDKRVKDHRTNYQTGDVDGVMNGKLDGFIKAYLMEFPVSSDD encoded by the coding sequence ATGATTACACAAGACCAACTGAAAGATGTGCTCGAACGTGTGGAAAAGTTGGAACACTATCTTAAAATCGATCAGAAAAGAATAGAGTGGGAGGAAGAAGATTTGCGTACGCAAGCTCCCGACTTCTGGGACGACCCGAAGAGGGCTGAGGCTCAGATGAAGAAAGTGAAAACCATCAAGAAGTGGATTGATGGCTACGATGATGTGCGCACCAAGGCCGACGAGCTGCAGCTGGCTTTCGACTTCTATAAGGAGGAGATGGTCACCGAAGAAGAGGTCGATGCCGACTATGCCGCTGCCATTGCTGCCATCGAGCAGTTGGAGCTGATGAACATGTTGCGCCAGGAGGAAGACCCCATGGATGCAGTGCTCAAAATCAACAGTGGTGCCGGTGGTACCGAGGCTCAAGACTGGGCGCAGATGCTCATGCGTATGTATATGCGTTGGGCCGAGTCCCACGGTTATAAGGTCACCATCGCCAACCTGTTGGAAGGTGATGAGGCTGGCATCAAGAGTGTGACCATGCAGATAGAGGGCGGTGAATATGCCTATGGCTATCTGAAGAGTGAGAATGGCGTCCACCGTCTGGTGCGTGTTTCGCCCTATAATGCACAGGGCAAGCGCATGACGTCGTTCGCATCTGTCTTTGTGACTCCGTTGGTCGATGACACGATTGAGGTGTATGTTGACCCCGCCAAGTTGTCGTGGGACACCTTCCGCTCCAGCGGTGCCGGTGGCCAGAACGTCAATAAGGTGGAATCGGGTGTTCGCCTGCGCTACTGGTACACAGATCCCGACACGGGCGAGGAAGAAGAAATCCTGATTGAAAACACCGAAACCCGCGACCAGCCCAAGAACAAGGAGCGCGCCATGGCGCTGCTGCGCTCACAGCTCTACGACCGTGCGATGAAGAAGCGCATGGAGGCGCAGGCTAAGATTGAGGCTGGCAAGAAGAAGATAGAGTGGGGCTCTCAGATCCGTTCGTATGTCTTCGACGACAAGCGCGTGAAAGACCATCGCACCAACTACCAGACTGGCGATGTCGATGGTGTGATGAACGGCAAGCTCGATGGTTTCATCAAGGCCTATCTGATGGAGTTCCCGGTTTCTTCCGACGATTAG